One genomic segment of Catalinimonas alkaloidigena includes these proteins:
- a CDS encoding glycosyltransferase, whose amino-acid sequence MSIIIPIRNEAQNIISLLEDINQQCWLNDTVFTKDQLEVIVVDDYSVDKSVELVRSFNNTHFDLCLCQLDLPKDFEGSHKKLAISQAVAKAKGEIIITTDGDCRVGKYWIATILQFFQARDAVMVSGPVTFTVTKSFFEKLQRIEFASLIGAGAASLKAGQPNMCNGANLSFIKKAFVEVGGYSDSMHIPSGDDEFLMQKIHRKFTGQTFFLKSKDAVVRTGTQRSLKNFYHQRKRWAGKWKLHKRVSTALLAIFIFTFHALLITALILSISGYFSWPIILTVLLIKGIAEFVFLKAVLHDMNEKLSVPNFFALQLIYSLYAVFFGIVANFGGYQWKERQYN is encoded by the coding sequence GTGAGTATCATTATACCTATTCGTAACGAAGCACAAAATATTATTTCTTTGCTGGAAGATATCAACCAACAATGCTGGCTGAATGATACTGTATTTACTAAAGATCAATTGGAGGTGATTGTAGTAGATGATTATTCAGTGGATAAGTCTGTGGAATTAGTCAGGTCATTTAACAATACTCATTTTGATTTGTGTTTATGCCAACTGGACTTACCTAAGGATTTTGAAGGTTCGCATAAGAAGCTGGCAATTAGTCAGGCTGTGGCAAAGGCTAAAGGAGAAATCATAATAACCACAGATGGAGACTGCCGGGTTGGCAAGTATTGGATAGCTACAATATTACAGTTTTTTCAGGCTCGGGATGCAGTGATGGTATCCGGACCGGTGACCTTTACAGTAACGAAGTCATTTTTCGAAAAATTGCAAAGAATAGAGTTTGCCAGCCTGATTGGTGCCGGAGCAGCGAGTCTGAAAGCTGGGCAGCCCAACATGTGTAATGGTGCCAACCTGTCTTTTATCAAAAAAGCTTTTGTAGAAGTAGGAGGGTACAGCGATAGTATGCATATCCCTTCGGGAGATGATGAGTTTTTGATGCAAAAGATTCATAGAAAATTTACCGGACAAACCTTTTTTTTAAAAAGCAAGGATGCGGTGGTTCGTACTGGGACACAAAGAAGTTTGAAGAACTTTTATCATCAGCGTAAGCGTTGGGCAGGAAAATGGAAACTACATAAACGGGTGTCCACAGCTTTGCTGGCAATATTTATTTTTACTTTTCATGCCTTACTAATCACTGCTCTGATTCTGAGCATAAGCGGGTATTTTTCCTGGCCAATAATACTGACAGTACTTTTAATAAAAGGAATAGCAGAGTTTGTCTTCTTAAAAGCAGTGTTGCATGATATGAACGAAAAACTGTCGGTGCCTAACTTTTTTGCCTTGCAGTTAATTTATTCTCTATATGCTGTTTTCTTTGGGATAGTCGCTAACTTTGGCGGTTATCAATGGAAAGAAAGACAATACAATTAG
- the ruvC gene encoding crossover junction endodeoxyribonuclease RuvC — translation MQQTDLQEKIILGIDPGTQVMGYGILSIRVDHKKHKQIELLQYGVIRLTKYKQHELKLKKIFERVLGLINEYSPDEVALEAPFYGKNVQSMLKLGRAQGVAMAAALSCQIPIVEYAPKKVKQSVTGNGNASKEQVAHMLQSLLKFPEQPSAEQQLLDATDALAVALCHHYQKATPVRQAKSWKAFVADNPERVKG, via the coding sequence ATGCAACAGACAGATTTGCAGGAGAAGATAATTCTAGGAATTGACCCTGGCACTCAGGTGATGGGCTATGGCATATTGAGTATCCGTGTTGACCACAAGAAGCATAAGCAGATCGAACTCTTACAATACGGGGTTATTCGGCTTACCAAATACAAGCAGCACGAACTAAAGCTAAAAAAAATATTTGAGCGCGTGCTTGGCCTTATCAATGAGTACTCTCCAGACGAGGTAGCTTTAGAAGCTCCCTTTTATGGTAAAAATGTACAGTCTATGCTCAAGTTAGGCCGGGCACAGGGGGTAGCTATGGCTGCTGCACTGAGCTGCCAGATCCCTATCGTGGAATATGCTCCCAAGAAAGTCAAGCAATCGGTCACCGGCAATGGTAATGCTTCTAAAGAACAGGTAGCACATATGTTGCAAAGTCTGCTGAAATTTCCTGAGCAACCTTCTGCCGAACAACAACTCCTGGATGCTACCGACGCTCTTGCGGTAGCACTCTGTCATCACTACCAAAAAGCCACTCCGGTAAGACAAGCCAAAAGCTGGAAGGCTTTTGTAGCAGATAACCCTGAGCGTGTTAAAGGATAA
- a CDS encoding M16 family metallopeptidase → MTLDRRVAPPARPIRHIDFLEAETTQLSNGIPVHMIRSGKQPVVGLELIFRHGGIRHEQKNGVAFFTNKMLAEGTEQNNSVTISNEIDKYGAFLQLSPGLDYSSVDMYMLTRHTQPLLNTLRELITESVFPEDEFQKLKTIQLQHLKLHNKKSNALASKKFKAALFGAQHPYGRTLQEEDIPSITSNELKAFFQHQLKNQLEIIISGDVNTEVLQAVEQYFGGLPLVASSPSEDDLPEAVLTQKKRTVIERAENLQSSIRMGCPMLTKNHPDYNKMKILNTILGGYFGSRLMRNIREDKGFTYGINSGLITLRDAGYFVIGTEVKKEFTAQVIEEIYREMAHLRDVPLGNTELNTVKNYMAGRLMASVDTPFALAEKFKNIHLYGLTYNFYKSYLNTINTIDAASLQEMAKKYLVEENMVEVIVGAY, encoded by the coding sequence ATGACATTAGACAGAAGAGTGGCACCACCTGCCAGGCCTATCAGGCATATTGACTTTTTGGAAGCAGAGACTACCCAACTTTCCAATGGTATCCCGGTTCATATGATCAGATCAGGCAAGCAGCCAGTAGTAGGTTTAGAGTTAATATTCAGGCACGGAGGTATCAGGCATGAGCAAAAGAATGGCGTAGCTTTTTTTACCAATAAGATGTTGGCTGAGGGAACGGAGCAAAATAATTCAGTCACCATTTCCAATGAAATAGATAAGTACGGAGCGTTTCTACAACTTTCTCCTGGCCTGGATTATTCGTCGGTTGATATGTACATGTTGACCAGACATACCCAGCCGCTGCTGAATACGCTCAGAGAATTGATTACGGAATCCGTATTTCCTGAAGATGAATTCCAAAAGTTAAAGACGATACAGCTACAGCATTTAAAATTGCATAATAAAAAATCAAATGCGTTGGCTTCCAAAAAATTTAAGGCGGCACTCTTCGGAGCTCAACATCCGTATGGTCGGACTTTGCAGGAAGAAGACATCCCTTCAATTACATCAAATGAGCTGAAGGCTTTTTTTCAGCACCAACTGAAGAATCAATTGGAGATCATCATTTCCGGTGACGTAAACACAGAGGTACTTCAGGCAGTAGAACAATATTTTGGTGGTTTGCCCTTGGTAGCAAGCTCCCCTTCTGAAGATGATCTACCCGAAGCAGTACTTACGCAAAAAAAGAGAACCGTTATTGAGCGAGCAGAAAACCTGCAATCATCCATCCGGATGGGTTGCCCTATGCTTACAAAAAATCACCCTGACTATAATAAGATGAAAATCTTGAATACAATACTAGGAGGCTATTTCGGCTCAAGGCTGATGCGTAATATTCGTGAAGATAAAGGGTTTACATACGGTATCAATTCCGGGCTGATTACGCTGCGCGATGCGGGGTATTTTGTAATAGGTACTGAGGTAAAAAAAGAGTTTACAGCGCAGGTTATTGAAGAAATTTATAGAGAAATGGCTCATTTACGAGATGTGCCCTTAGGCAATACGGAGCTAAATACCGTAAAAAACTACATGGCTGGAAGATTAATGGCATCTGTTGACACGCCTTTTGCTTTGGCTGAAAAATTCAAAAATATCCATCTTTATGGACTCACCTATAATTTCTACAAAAGCTATCTGAATACCATCAATACCATTGATGCAGCTAGTTTACAGGAAATGGCTAAGAAGTACCTGGTAGAAGAAAATATGGTAGAAGTCATTGTTGGCGCTTATTAA
- a CDS encoding HAD family hydrolase, with protein sequence MNSNLAIIFDMDGVIVDNHQFHLKSWLQFFEEHNISMTEEEYKQKVNGRTMEEILTKIMGKDLSKQKLRDLGEEKEKVYRDMYRPHIKATDGLPEFLEELKVRNVPRAVATSAPPPNVDFTMENTGLRLFFSTIIDDTMVNKGKPDPEVYLTAAKKLDMKPEQCIVFEDAILGIQAGKNAGMKVIAVATTHSREELEAGEADYVVDDFMGLTVEKLYAELKL encoded by the coding sequence ATGAATAGTAATCTCGCCATTATATTTGATATGGATGGTGTCATCGTTGATAACCACCAGTTTCACCTCAAGTCATGGCTTCAATTCTTTGAAGAGCATAATATATCCATGACTGAAGAAGAGTACAAACAAAAGGTCAATGGGCGAACCATGGAGGAAATCCTTACTAAAATCATGGGTAAGGACCTGTCAAAACAGAAGTTGCGAGACCTTGGAGAAGAAAAAGAGAAAGTGTATCGGGATATGTATCGCCCCCACATCAAGGCTACCGATGGGCTTCCTGAGTTTCTGGAAGAGCTCAAAGTACGAAACGTACCTCGTGCTGTAGCTACCTCTGCTCCGCCTCCCAATGTTGATTTTACCATGGAAAACACCGGCCTGCGTCTCTTTTTTTCTACCATCATAGATGACACAATGGTAAACAAAGGCAAGCCTGATCCTGAGGTATATCTGACAGCCGCCAAAAAACTGGATATGAAGCCAGAACAATGCATTGTGTTTGAAGATGCTATACTTGGAATTCAGGCAGGTAAAAACGCCGGCATGAAAGTTATTGCTGTAGCTACCACGCATAGCCGGGAAGAACTGGAAGCAGGAGAAGCCGACTATGTGGTAGATGATTTTATGGGACTGACTGTAGAAAAGCTATACGCGGAGCTAAAGTTATAG
- a CDS encoding chemotaxis protein CheB, which yields MSQYNLSNIYKAVVIGGSAGSFQGVTKILSSIPEDFELPIVMCLHRLKHVRNGFVEALSIKSIKEVTEPTDKESIKKGGVYLAPSNYHLSVELGNRFSLSTEEMINNSRPAIDITLETAAYVFKHKLIGILLSGANRDGAVGMMKIKQRGGMTIVQDPGECMIDTMPKAALQLTDIDHVLKVDQILDFLKELNKLYK from the coding sequence ATGAGCCAGTATAATTTAAGCAATATATATAAAGCTGTTGTCATTGGAGGGTCAGCGGGGAGTTTTCAGGGAGTAACTAAGATTTTGTCTAGTATTCCTGAAGATTTTGAGCTCCCTATTGTTATGTGCTTACATCGTCTCAAGCATGTGCGTAACGGATTCGTAGAAGCTCTTTCTATTAAAAGCATCAAAGAGGTTACAGAGCCTACCGACAAAGAAAGCATAAAAAAAGGGGGAGTATATTTAGCTCCTTCCAATTACCATCTTTCGGTGGAATTGGGAAATCGGTTTTCACTTTCTACTGAAGAGATGATCAATAATTCTCGTCCGGCCATAGATATTACGCTGGAGACAGCGGCCTATGTTTTTAAACATAAACTGATAGGAATATTGCTTTCAGGTGCCAATCGTGATGGAGCTGTGGGCATGATGAAAATTAAGCAAAGAGGAGGAATGACAATCGTCCAAGACCCTGGCGAATGCATGATTGATACTATGCCCAAAGCTGCTCTGCAACTGACAGACATTGATCATGTGCTGAAAGTAGACCAGATATTAGATTTTCTAAAAGA
- a CDS encoding acyl-CoA desaturase, which translates to MIIIAFFIAHWYFSLFCQTFFLHRYAAHKLFTMNRFWERFFFIFTWMWQGSSYLSPRAYAILHRMHHAYSDTEHDPHSPHHSENLFDMMWKTKDIYNGYVNHEVEPEPRFAKDLPEWDSFEKVADNWMVRTAWGVAYSLFYIWAISIAQLPGTHWLMYGLLPIHYLMGPIHGAIVNWCGHMYGYSNYDNRDKSKNTLVFDFLMLGELFQNNHHRLPKRLDFAAKWFEIDPSYPVIKMLEKLQIIKIKKLKKA; encoded by the coding sequence GTGATTATTATTGCATTCTTTATTGCCCACTGGTATTTCTCTTTGTTTTGCCAGACTTTCTTCCTACATCGTTATGCAGCACATAAGCTGTTTACGATGAATCGCTTCTGGGAGCGTTTCTTCTTCATATTCACCTGGATGTGGCAGGGTTCATCTTACCTGAGTCCCCGGGCTTATGCCATACTTCACCGTATGCACCATGCCTACAGTGATACCGAGCATGACCCTCACTCTCCTCATCACAGCGAAAACCTATTTGATATGATGTGGAAGACCAAAGACATCTACAATGGTTATGTAAACCACGAGGTAGAGCCTGAACCAAGATTTGCTAAAGATTTGCCCGAGTGGGATTCTTTTGAAAAAGTTGCCGATAACTGGATGGTACGTACTGCATGGGGCGTAGCTTACAGCTTGTTTTATATTTGGGCTATCTCAATTGCTCAGTTGCCCGGAACTCACTGGCTCATGTATGGATTATTACCTATTCATTACCTGATGGGACCCATTCACGGAGCTATTGTAAACTGGTGTGGGCACATGTACGGCTACAGTAACTATGATAACCGTGATAAGTCAAAGAACACATTAGTGTTTGACTTCCTGATGTTGGGAGAATTATTCCAAAACAACCACCACCGTCTGCCCAAGCGTCTGGACTTCGCTGCTAAATGGTTTGAGATTGACCCCAGCTATCCCGTGATCAAGATGCTGGAAAAATTACAGATTATCAAAATAAAGAAACTTAAGAAAGCCTAG
- a CDS encoding CheR family methyltransferase translates to MQEIEIADIRRITEIVKNCHGYDFTDYAMSSFKRRIQRILELHKFSSVEQLIKKIETDPVFFETFLAEITVNVTEMFRDPSFWREIRDHIIPNILLNHDTFSIWHAGCSSGEEVISMTILLKEMGILEKVNIIATDIDKPILNRAMKAEYSLKNMELNEKNYIRYQGTESVRNYYEEKNGLAVFDKSLLERVSFRNFDLVRGTPFNKFDLILCRNVMIYFNQNLQNEVLKKLHESLFKYGYLAIGSKESLIWCEIANRFIVANNEEKIYKKIKE, encoded by the coding sequence ATGCAGGAAATAGAGATTGCCGATATAAGACGTATCACTGAAATAGTCAAAAACTGCCATGGTTATGATTTTACCGATTACGCGATGTCATCCTTTAAGAGGAGGATACAACGTATTCTGGAACTGCATAAATTTTCTTCTGTAGAACAATTGATCAAGAAAATTGAGACTGACCCTGTCTTCTTTGAGACTTTTCTAGCTGAAATTACCGTGAATGTGACAGAAATGTTTCGTGACCCCTCTTTCTGGAGAGAAATACGAGATCATATCATCCCTAACATATTGCTCAACCACGATACATTTAGCATCTGGCATGCTGGCTGTTCTTCAGGGGAAGAAGTTATTTCTATGACTATCTTACTCAAAGAAATGGGGATACTGGAAAAGGTTAACATCATAGCTACTGATATAGACAAGCCTATTCTTAATAGAGCTATGAAAGCAGAGTACTCTCTGAAGAATATGGAGTTAAATGAAAAGAACTACATACGTTATCAGGGTACAGAGTCAGTCAGAAATTACTATGAAGAAAAGAATGGATTAGCAGTTTTCGACAAATCACTTCTGGAAAGAGTTTCCTTTAGAAATTTTGATTTAGTAAGAGGCACCCCTTTTAACAAGTTTGATTTGATCCTCTGCCGAAATGTAATGATCTACTTCAACCAAAATCTGCAGAATGAGGTCCTGAAAAAGTTACATGAAAGCTTATTTAAATATGGATATCTGGCAATAGGCTCCAAGGAATCTTTAATCTGGTGTGAAATAGCGAACCGATTTATTGTCGCTAATAACGAAGAAAAAATCTACAAAAAGATAAAGGAATAG
- a CDS encoding DUF4159 domain-containing protein, with product MNFKAPILLVFISFLSITSLYAQNGGIKIAKLKYNGGGDWYANKTALPNLIKFCNESINTQIAPEEEVVEVGSPELFLYPYIYMTGHGNVVFSDEEAENLRKYLISGGFLHIDDNYGLDEFVRIEMKKVFPELEFVELPDDHSIYNQKFNFSKGLPKIHEHDGNASQGFGLIYEGRLVCFYTFESDLGNGWEDQRIHNDPEEVRQQALKMGANIISFAFTQES from the coding sequence ATGAACTTTAAAGCACCTATTCTTTTGGTATTCATCAGTTTCTTGAGCATTACCAGCCTGTATGCACAAAATGGTGGAATCAAAATAGCCAAGCTTAAATACAATGGTGGAGGAGATTGGTATGCTAACAAAACGGCCTTGCCAAATCTCATCAAGTTTTGTAATGAATCTATCAACACGCAAATTGCTCCGGAAGAAGAAGTGGTGGAAGTAGGCAGCCCTGAGCTGTTTTTATACCCTTACATCTACATGACCGGTCACGGCAATGTCGTATTTTCAGATGAAGAAGCTGAGAATCTCCGAAAATACCTTATCTCAGGAGGGTTTCTTCATATTGATGATAACTACGGTTTAGATGAATTTGTGAGGATAGAGATGAAAAAGGTGTTTCCTGAACTGGAATTTGTAGAGTTACCTGATGATCATAGCATATATAACCAAAAATTCAACTTTTCTAAAGGTCTGCCAAAAATTCACGAGCATGACGGTAATGCTTCCCAAGGTTTTGGTCTGATTTATGAAGGACGCCTCGTATGCTTTTACACCTTCGAAAGTGATCTGGGAAATGGATGGGAAGACCAGCGCATACACAACGACCCTGAAGAAGTGAGACAGCAGGCCCTCAAAATGGGAGCCAACATCATTTCTTTTGCTTTCACTCAGGAGAGCTAA
- a CDS encoding TonB family protein — translation MNHLLIYLLESSICLGVFYLFYIMVLHDQPSHQYNRFYLLATSLLSLVLPLLEIPILVSESVGKVAGNYQNFILLNPALLTETQAETSMLEKLLNWQNALLLLYGFGVLLTLTLFIKQSSQLIITVRKNQSMPRKKYRLIYTEGKLPTSSCFSFLFWDNTQKLTQKEAAQIIAHEEAHIQQKHSYDVFYMAVLKIFFWFHPLVYLYERALIDVHEFAADATAIEHQNPGSYAKLLTRKLFDGLQLSLVNHFYKSRTLKRIKMMHLKNQQTPRYKLLLVIPLFLAVFFTFSCQTEEELEQEAIATTYEDVQAQLQQIEGQINTLTLEYFDDYSSVRNEKAKLFKERGETINPKTFELELWEETASLSTYRKVETLFSRRDALREKLATLPDPDGIYTVVENQPEPEGGIKEFYQHIGQNLKYPAQARRMGIEGKVFVQFVVNEYGELSEFQTLKGIGAGCDNAAIEALQSAPAWNPGTTQGKPVKVRMVMPITFKLDHGDNSSTRKVEEASKELSKLENSENNLEEIVAVGYTK, via the coding sequence ATGAATCATCTGCTAATCTATTTGCTGGAAAGCAGCATTTGCCTGGGGGTATTCTATCTCTTTTATATAATGGTGCTGCACGACCAGCCCAGCCATCAATATAATCGTTTTTACCTCCTGGCTACTTCTCTACTGTCACTTGTGCTACCGCTGCTGGAGATCCCTATTTTGGTATCTGAGAGCGTAGGAAAAGTAGCAGGCAATTACCAGAATTTCATTTTGCTCAACCCCGCTCTTCTAACAGAAACCCAAGCCGAAACCAGTATGCTGGAAAAACTACTCAACTGGCAAAATGCCCTGCTCTTGTTGTATGGCTTTGGCGTCTTACTTACTCTAACCCTTTTTATAAAGCAAAGCAGCCAACTGATCATAACAGTGAGAAAAAATCAGAGCATGCCTCGTAAGAAATACCGGCTGATCTATACTGAGGGCAAACTCCCCACCTCTTCCTGCTTCAGTTTCTTGTTCTGGGATAACACGCAGAAGTTAACGCAGAAAGAAGCCGCGCAGATTATCGCCCACGAAGAGGCGCATATACAGCAGAAACATAGTTATGATGTATTTTATATGGCAGTACTCAAGATATTCTTCTGGTTTCATCCGCTGGTATATCTCTATGAAAGAGCGTTGATAGATGTACACGAATTTGCTGCCGATGCTACTGCTATTGAACATCAAAATCCCGGTAGCTACGCGAAACTCCTAACCCGCAAGCTGTTTGACGGACTACAATTGTCACTAGTGAACCACTTTTATAAATCAAGAACTTTAAAACGAATCAAAATGATGCATTTAAAGAATCAACAAACACCACGATATAAACTACTACTGGTAATCCCTTTATTTCTGGCGGTATTTTTCACCTTCTCCTGCCAGACAGAAGAAGAGTTAGAGCAGGAAGCCATTGCTACAACTTATGAAGATGTGCAGGCGCAACTTCAGCAGATAGAAGGTCAGATAAATACGCTGACTTTAGAATATTTTGATGATTATTCATCAGTACGTAATGAAAAGGCGAAATTGTTTAAAGAAAGGGGAGAAACTATTAACCCAAAGACTTTTGAATTAGAGTTATGGGAAGAAACGGCTTCCCTTTCTACTTATAGAAAAGTTGAAACACTATTTTCCCGCCGAGATGCTCTGAGAGAAAAACTGGCAACGCTTCCCGATCCTGATGGAATATATACAGTGGTAGAAAACCAGCCGGAGCCGGAAGGAGGCATCAAAGAGTTTTATCAGCACATTGGCCAGAACCTGAAATATCCTGCTCAGGCTCGTCGTATGGGCATAGAGGGCAAAGTATTTGTACAGTTTGTCGTCAATGAATATGGCGAGCTTTCAGAGTTTCAAACCCTCAAAGGCATAGGTGCCGGCTGTGATAATGCAGCGATTGAAGCACTTCAATCAGCTCCCGCATGGAACCCCGGTACTACCCAAGGAAAACCGGTTAAAGTACGTATGGTCATGCCAATCACTTTCAAGTTGGATCATGGAGATAACAGCAGTACCAGAAAGGTTGAAGAAGCCTCAAAGGAATTAAGCAAGCTTGAAAACAGCGAGAATAACCTGGAAGAAATTGTAGCAGTTGGGTACACGAAATAG
- a CDS encoding DUF3616 domain-containing protein, which yields MNKPKHEKILLQFDEESNFADCEIRSELSTVARTGSNLWLAFDEGLGLERLTINDKGYGNHIRYLMSDFIHLPGGEDEIDIEGIAYADHYLWLVGSHSLKRDKPEKDESLSKQVKALKKIKNDPNRYTLARIPVVLNKKTGEHELFKECPHPEDPKKMLTAAKVKAGKKQSKLSKALRNDKHISPFMHLPGKDNGLDIEGIAVHKGRIMLGLRGPVLRGYAIILEVAVKEKKKGKKLKLKKIGKHGNRYRKHFVHLRGMGIRELAYADNDLLILAGPTMDCDGTIALYRMKNGPDDAKESITHRDGIERIFNIAMGHETPYGKDKAEGVTLTEDHNIMVVYDAPADERMVGNSDAYADVFEYKS from the coding sequence ATGAATAAACCTAAGCATGAGAAAATTCTTCTTCAGTTTGACGAAGAAAGTAATTTCGCTGATTGTGAAATCAGAAGCGAACTTTCTACAGTAGCCCGCACCGGGAGTAACCTTTGGCTGGCCTTTGACGAAGGGCTGGGACTGGAAAGGCTCACCATCAATGATAAGGGGTACGGAAATCACATCCGTTACCTAATGAGTGACTTTATCCACTTACCGGGAGGTGAGGATGAAATTGATATTGAAGGTATTGCTTATGCTGATCACTATCTTTGGTTAGTAGGATCACACAGCTTGAAGCGGGACAAACCGGAAAAAGATGAATCTCTCTCCAAACAGGTAAAAGCCTTAAAAAAGATAAAAAACGACCCAAATCGCTATACCCTCGCACGTATTCCTGTAGTCTTGAACAAAAAAACAGGAGAGCATGAGCTGTTTAAAGAATGTCCGCATCCTGAAGATCCAAAAAAAATGCTGACTGCTGCCAAAGTAAAGGCCGGGAAAAAGCAAAGTAAGCTGAGCAAAGCGCTGCGCAATGATAAGCACATCTCTCCCTTTATGCATCTGCCCGGAAAAGACAATGGTCTGGACATAGAAGGCATCGCAGTACACAAAGGTCGTATTATGTTGGGACTTCGTGGCCCCGTACTCCGAGGTTATGCTATCATCCTGGAAGTTGCGGTCAAAGAGAAAAAGAAAGGAAAGAAGCTAAAACTGAAAAAAATCGGCAAACACGGAAATAGATACCGCAAACATTTTGTTCATCTGAGAGGCATGGGCATCCGTGAACTGGCATATGCTGACAATGATCTGCTGATATTGGCAGGGCCCACTATGGATTGTGATGGCACCATAGCACTCTACCGTATGAAAAACGGTCCTGATGATGCCAAAGAAAGTATTACCCACCGAGACGGTATAGAAAGAATATTTAATATCGCCATGGGACATGAAACTCCCTACGGCAAAGACAAAGCCGAAGGAGTCACACTTACCGAAGACCACAATATTATGGTTGTGTATGATGCTCCTGCCGATGAACGTATGGTAGGTAACAGTGATGCTTACGCTGACGTATTTGAGTATAAGTCGTAA
- a CDS encoding BlaI/MecI/CopY family transcriptional regulator, with protein MKEPKPSVKELTKAEEQVMQILWQLKKGFVKDILEEMPKPKPAYNTVSTIVRILEKKGFVAYKAYGKTHEYYPLISKKEYSSYFLKNFVGSYFGGSFHKLVSFFARENDMDIHEFEEMMKYVEQDIKEENDEEAEKN; from the coding sequence ATGAAAGAACCCAAACCCTCTGTAAAAGAATTAACAAAGGCCGAAGAACAAGTGATGCAGATTCTCTGGCAACTCAAAAAAGGATTTGTCAAAGATATACTGGAAGAGATGCCTAAGCCCAAGCCCGCCTACAATACAGTATCCACCATTGTGCGGATACTGGAAAAAAAAGGCTTTGTCGCTTATAAAGCTTATGGCAAAACCCATGAATACTACCCGCTGATCAGTAAAAAGGAGTATAGCAGTTACTTCCTCAAAAATTTTGTGGGTAGCTATTTTGGAGGCTCATTCCATAAGCTAGTCTCTTTCTTCGCCCGGGAAAACGATATGGACATCCACGAATTTGAGGAAATGATGAAGTATGTGGAGCAGGATATCAAGGAAGAAAACGATGAGGAGGCTGAAAAAAATTAA
- a CDS encoding energy transducer TonB yields the protein MENKKNRTFNLESKRGLHFSIGLVVSLAIITLAFEWKSYDRGPIVNFGSQETVFDEVKDMPVTVHQPPKPPAVLPEIKAIPDDEEPEVDMDFMLDIDIDQSTAIAEYVPEDIPDEKPDDTPFIFVEEEPTPAGGMQSFYQYLSKNLNYPKKAIRNGTEGKVYVQFVVNTDGSLTNLKVLKGISPECDQEALRVLANAPKWKPGKQRGRAVRVQMSMPIVFSLQ from the coding sequence ATGGAAAACAAGAAAAACCGCACCTTTAACCTTGAAAGCAAACGAGGGCTACACTTTAGCATCGGCTTAGTAGTGAGCCTGGCAATTATTACACTGGCCTTTGAATGGAAATCGTACGACAGAGGCCCTATTGTAAATTTTGGCAGTCAGGAAACTGTTTTTGATGAAGTCAAAGACATGCCTGTAACTGTACATCAACCTCCCAAACCTCCTGCTGTATTACCCGAGATCAAGGCAATACCTGATGATGAAGAGCCTGAAGTAGACATGGATTTTATGCTTGACATAGATATTGATCAATCCACTGCTATTGCAGAGTATGTACCTGAAGACATTCCCGATGAAAAACCGGATGATACGCCTTTTATTTTCGTAGAAGAAGAGCCTACTCCCGCCGGTGGTATGCAATCCTTCTACCAGTATCTAAGCAAAAACCTGAATTATCCGAAAAAGGCGATCCGCAATGGAACAGAAGGTAAAGTGTATGTACAGTTCGTTGTCAATACCGACGGCTCTCTTACCAATCTTAAAGTACTCAAAGGCATAAGCCCTGAATGTGATCAGGAAGCTTTACGTGTGCTGGCCAACGCGCCCAAATGGAAACCCGGAAAGCAGCGGGGTCGGGCCGTAAGGGTACAGATGAGTATGCCCATTGTATTTAGTCTCCAATAA